Proteins encoded in a region of the Phycisphaerae bacterium genome:
- a CDS encoding serine/threonine protein kinase — MAETNPDCDPFEMLAEEFTRKCRSGDSPSVEDYAVRYPALAGDIRELFPTIQAVENAKHHGGGSSSRQLLTHESPVGRLGDFRIVRELGHGGMGVVYEAEQESLGRRVAIKVLPRRHTEDPARRERFDREARTAARLHHTNIVPVFGVGEQDGYHYLVMQYIRGVGLDTVFKALAGHDAGAESASSSTLALSSRSSDLIEVARDLLEQREERAAPVCHARTSGEPLSGNAGGSRLTLNRQYWRHLARVMAQAADAVAYAHSQSVLHRDLKPSNLLLDSDGTLWVADFGLAKEIGHEGATQTGDLVGTLRYMAPEQIEGRIEARSDVYSLGVTLYELATLRPAFAEAKTSSLIRAIMEKPLPPARQVCPGLPRDLETIILKASARAIEHRYGSAAELRDDLLGFVEDRPIRARRISRVERLRRWAMRNPLPATLGLASLALLLTVAIVSFTAYVSVRIANSRAELALAGERRQRQRVEAVADLSLQAMEATFDRFAPESLLSAQELSVDGTEEYTVSVAAPAAISPETATFLEQMLVFYRKLGQQEGESLSVQLKVAAAHHRVGEIHERLGRYADAEAAYDVAIRRCEAMCQSDPNNTAARTLLARVHNKLAAVLFTQEKAEPAGRHLQESRELLRALNSGPEPAPEARFELARALYLSAMIPSSLSSKSSSGPAERPAGLHPQDGASPRPDIGSYRDWRDRFRAWNQRRIACLREAVQILTDLTGQMPRVSEYRHLLARCLREQRGPGFDGDRGSGHPGSLDRAIEILEKLPQLPPYRFDLAETYAMQDRGPQARARVLKAIAIMEDLVREQPHVPDYTLSLANMYIKLSGIDKFERREEEALKDMRQSGMLYQTLAHRFPDSAKYVLPATFQTLMLADTLRERTEFKEARIILEGAVLQLERLTAAGVTGWNVRGALSAHYAMLADVYRGLKESALEEATRSKLTALRRGH, encoded by the coding sequence ATGGCCGAAACGAACCCGGACTGCGATCCGTTCGAGATGCTCGCGGAGGAGTTCACGCGCAAGTGCCGCTCGGGCGATTCGCCGAGCGTCGAGGACTATGCGGTCCGCTACCCAGCCCTGGCGGGCGACATTCGTGAGTTGTTCCCGACCATTCAGGCGGTTGAGAACGCCAAGCATCACGGCGGCGGTTCGTCGAGCCGCCAGCTCCTGACCCATGAATCCCCGGTGGGCCGGCTGGGCGACTTTCGTATTGTCCGCGAGCTGGGCCACGGCGGGATGGGGGTGGTCTACGAAGCCGAGCAGGAGTCTCTTGGCCGGCGGGTGGCCATCAAGGTGCTTCCCCGGCGTCATACCGAGGACCCTGCCCGCCGCGAACGCTTCGACCGCGAGGCCCGAACCGCTGCCCGTCTGCACCACACCAACATTGTGCCGGTGTTCGGCGTGGGCGAGCAGGACGGCTACCACTACCTGGTCATGCAGTATATTCGGGGTGTGGGGCTGGACACGGTGTTCAAGGCTCTGGCCGGGCACGATGCGGGAGCGGAATCGGCGTCGAGCTCGACGTTGGCTTTGTCGAGCCGTTCCTCCGACCTGATCGAGGTGGCCCGTGATCTGCTTGAACAGCGTGAGGAACGCGCCGCCCCGGTCTGCCACGCTCGGACGTCGGGTGAGCCGCTCTCGGGTAACGCAGGCGGTTCGCGGCTGACACTCAATCGCCAGTACTGGCGTCACCTTGCCCGGGTGATGGCCCAGGCCGCGGATGCCGTCGCCTACGCCCACAGTCAGAGCGTCCTGCACCGTGACCTCAAGCCGAGCAATCTTCTTCTGGACTCGGACGGGACTTTGTGGGTGGCGGATTTCGGCCTTGCCAAGGAGATCGGGCACGAAGGGGCGACACAGACCGGCGACCTGGTGGGCACCCTGCGGTACATGGCTCCGGAGCAGATCGAGGGTCGCATTGAAGCCCGAAGCGACGTTTACAGTCTTGGCGTCACGCTCTACGAGTTGGCGACGCTCCGGCCGGCCTTTGCGGAGGCGAAGACCAGCAGCTTGATCCGGGCGATCATGGAGAAGCCGCTCCCGCCCGCCCGACAGGTATGTCCCGGGCTGCCGCGTGATCTCGAGACCATCATCCTGAAGGCCTCGGCCCGGGCGATCGAGCACCGGTACGGTTCTGCGGCCGAGCTGCGCGACGACCTGCTGGGTTTTGTGGAGGACCGCCCCATTCGTGCTCGTCGCATCTCGCGCGTCGAGCGGCTGCGCCGCTGGGCGATGCGCAACCCGCTGCCTGCCACGCTCGGCCTGGCGAGCCTGGCCTTACTGCTGACGGTGGCCATTGTGTCATTCACGGCTTACGTGAGCGTGCGGATCGCGAACTCGCGGGCCGAATTGGCCCTGGCAGGCGAGCGGCGTCAGCGCCAGCGTGTGGAAGCCGTGGCGGACTTGTCGCTGCAAGCCATGGAGGCGACCTTTGACCGGTTCGCGCCCGAAAGCCTGTTGTCCGCTCAGGAGCTGAGCGTGGATGGCACCGAGGAATACACCGTGTCCGTCGCGGCCCCGGCGGCGATTTCGCCCGAGACGGCCACCTTTCTCGAACAGATGCTCGTCTTCTATCGCAAGCTTGGCCAACAGGAAGGCGAATCCCTCTCGGTGCAGTTGAAGGTGGCGGCCGCTCATCACCGGGTCGGCGAGATCCACGAGCGGCTGGGCCGATACGCCGACGCCGAGGCCGCGTACGACGTCGCGATCCGTCGTTGCGAAGCGATGTGCCAGTCTGACCCGAACAACACCGCCGCCCGGACCCTTCTGGCCCGCGTCCACAACAAGCTGGCCGCGGTCCTGTTCACCCAGGAGAAGGCCGAGCCGGCGGGCCGACACCTTCAGGAATCGCGGGAGCTGTTGCGGGCCCTGAACAGCGGCCCCGAGCCCGCCCCGGAGGCGCGGTTTGAACTGGCCCGGGCCCTCTATCTCTCCGCCATGATCCCGAGCAGCCTCTCGTCGAAATCGTCTTCCGGACCAGCCGAACGACCCGCCGGCCTCCATCCGCAGGACGGCGCGAGCCCGCGCCCCGACATTGGCTCGTATCGTGACTGGCGCGATCGCTTCCGGGCCTGGAACCAGAGGCGGATCGCCTGCCTCCGCGAGGCGGTCCAGATCCTGACCGATTTGACCGGCCAGATGCCCCGCGTTTCGGAGTACCGCCATCTGCTCGCCCGATGCCTGCGTGAGCAGCGCGGCCCGGGCTTCGACGGCGACCGTGGTTCCGGTCATCCCGGCAGCCTCGATCGGGCCATCGAGATTCTCGAGAAGCTGCCGCAACTGCCCCCGTATCGCTTCGACCTGGCCGAGACTTACGCCATGCAGGACCGCGGCCCGCAAGCCAGGGCCCGGGTCCTCAAGGCCATCGCGATCATGGAGGACCTGGTTCGCGAGCAGCCTCACGTTCCCGATTACACGCTTTCGCTGGCCAACATGTACATCAAGTTGAGCGGCATCGACAAGTTTGAACGCCGCGAGGAAGAAGCCCTGAAGGATATGCGCCAGAGCGGTATGCTCTATCAGACGCTGGCCCATCGTTTTCCCGACTCCGCGAAGTACGTTCTGCCGGCCACCTTTCAGACGCTCATGCTTGCCGACACCCTGCGTGAGCGGACCGAGTTCAAGGAGGCTCGGATCATTCTGGAAGGGGCCGTCCTTCAGCTGGAGCGGCTCACGGCCGCGGGCGTTACCGGCTGGAACGTCCGCGGGGCTCTCTCCGCTCACTACGCCATGCTGGCGGACGTTTACCGCGGCCTGAAGGAGTCCGCTCTCGAAGAAGCCACCCGTTCCAAGCTCACCGCTCTCCGCCGCGGCCACTGA
- a CDS encoding sigma-70 family RNA polymerase sigma factor has protein sequence MSGESVVRTERVARVRRGDTDALAAAFDEYRPRLLKTATFRLNPRLLGRVDPEDVLQEAYLNAAQRCAHVEGDTEQSLFIWLRLVVAQTLIDIHRRHLGAEMRDAGREVSLRAQFSSDETTVTLAHNLLANITSPSLALRRIELSERLRAAIDGMDPIDREVLLLRHFEELTNQEISAVLDLDRKAASIRYFRALRRLKAILEETGGFDSLAAMP, from the coding sequence ATGAGCGGAGAGAGCGTCGTCAGGACCGAGCGGGTGGCGCGTGTGCGCCGGGGGGACACGGACGCGCTAGCCGCCGCGTTTGACGAATACCGCCCGCGCCTCCTGAAGACAGCCACGTTTCGATTGAACCCGCGCCTGCTGGGCCGCGTCGATCCCGAGGACGTTCTGCAGGAGGCCTACCTGAACGCTGCTCAGCGGTGTGCCCACGTCGAAGGTGACACTGAGCAGTCGCTGTTCATCTGGCTTCGCCTGGTGGTTGCTCAGACTCTGATCGATATTCACCGTCGCCACCTGGGGGCGGAGATGCGTGACGCGGGCCGTGAGGTCTCCCTTCGGGCCCAGTTCTCGTCCGATGAGACCACGGTCACACTGGCCCACAACCTGCTGGCCAACATCACCTCGCCGTCGCTGGCCCTGAGGCGAATCGAGCTATCGGAGCGTCTCCGGGCGGCCATCGACGGCATGGATCCGATCGATCGCGAGGTCCTGCTGCTGCGGCATTTCGAGGAGCTGACCAACCAGGAGATTTCGGCGGTGTTGGACCTTGACCGAAAGGCCGCCAGCATCCGGTACTTCCGGGCTCTTCGGCGGCTGAAGGCCATTCTGGAGGAGACCGGCGGTTTCGATTCCTTGGCGGCGATGCCCTGA
- a CDS encoding PEP-CTERM sorting domain-containing protein, whose amino-acid sequence MVCKPGMLCALSALSALVVLGPVLAADADTIFNNFGPGDTFSAGGRLLQGETFGTIGNVDQAITFTVGPSSYLLTQIVLGVGVAGPPNTGTGPLDVVIASDAAGLPGGVLQTSALNVNVTGQQVLHAPFPGTLQLDANTTYWVIADAKGNFDGGWGFNSTGDIGPTAGRSDNGPWNYRPTDERMATRVEGRVVPEPASLVLLGIGGLGLIGLRNRRRVIWS is encoded by the coding sequence ATGGTCTGCAAACCGGGGATGCTCTGCGCGCTCAGCGCGCTCAGCGCGCTCGTCGTGCTTGGCCCGGTCCTCGCGGCCGACGCTGACACCATCTTCAACAACTTCGGGCCCGGTGATACTTTTTCGGCGGGTGGCCGGTTGCTCCAGGGTGAGACCTTCGGCACGATCGGCAACGTTGATCAGGCGATTACCTTCACCGTCGGGCCGAGCAGCTACCTGTTGACCCAGATTGTGCTCGGTGTCGGCGTAGCCGGGCCGCCGAATACCGGTACCGGCCCCCTTGATGTCGTCATCGCCTCCGACGCGGCCGGGTTGCCGGGTGGTGTCCTTCAGACCTCGGCCCTCAACGTCAACGTCACCGGCCAGCAGGTGCTGCACGCGCCCTTCCCCGGCACGCTGCAGCTCGACGCCAACACCACGTACTGGGTGATCGCCGATGCGAAGGGCAACTTCGACGGTGGCTGGGGCTTCAACAGTACTGGTGATATCGGTCCCACGGCCGGCCGCAGCGACAATGGTCCGTGGAACTATCGCCCGACCGACGAGCGGATGGCCACCCGGGTTGAAGGAAGAGTTGTTCCCGAGCCGGCCTCGCTGGTCCTTTTGGGCATTGGCGGGCTCGGCTTGATCGGTTTACGGAATCGTCGCCGGGTGATTTGGTCTTGA
- the gatB gene encoding Asp-tRNA(Asn)/Glu-tRNA(Gln) amidotransferase subunit GatB, which translates to MDRSQLKIRPIIGLEIHVQLATKSKLFCSCPVEFGAEPNSNVCPVCLGMPGVLPVMNRQAFEFSVRTAVALNCEIAPFTKWDRKSYYYPDLPKNYQISQYDLPLSFDGAFDVPTGVNARARRVGIIRAHLEEDAGKNLHEHPGITQVDLNRTGTPLLEIVTEPDLSSADEAYNFCVELQRLVTYLGVSEGNMQKGQMRFEPNVNVAIEYDGQEYRTPISEVKNLNSFRAVRGAIAHEIERQVNDWMADRDYVIGKRPKENRGWDDVRGVTEFQRGKEEAHDYRYFPDPDLVPVEISVEWLERIRASVGELPLEREARMQADYGLSQADAATILRDRATVDLFEEAAGFGHAPTLGKQFISFWLAQANARGCTIAQLGIDAERLGELSRITADGVINATAAQAVAEKMLDSGDCPTAIADRDGLVQVRDEGAMTGWVTQAFEANAKAVQDAVANPKKKVQARGFLLGQVMKISGGQADPKMVGRLIDEKLSGLGGP; encoded by the coding sequence ATGGACCGGAGCCAACTCAAGATCCGTCCGATCATCGGACTGGAGATTCACGTTCAGCTTGCCACCAAGAGCAAGTTGTTCTGTTCGTGTCCGGTTGAGTTCGGGGCGGAGCCGAACAGCAATGTGTGTCCCGTCTGCCTGGGCATGCCCGGCGTGCTCCCGGTCATGAACCGCCAGGCGTTCGAGTTCTCGGTGCGTACGGCCGTTGCCTTGAACTGTGAGATTGCCCCTTTCACCAAGTGGGACCGCAAGAGCTACTATTACCCTGATCTGCCCAAGAATTACCAGATCAGTCAATACGATCTGCCGCTGAGTTTCGATGGTGCGTTTGACGTGCCCACCGGGGTCAACGCTCGGGCTCGCCGGGTGGGTATCATCCGGGCTCATCTGGAGGAGGATGCGGGCAAGAACCTGCACGAGCACCCTGGTATCACCCAGGTGGACCTGAATCGCACCGGGACCCCGCTGCTCGAGATTGTGACCGAGCCTGATCTGTCGTCAGCCGACGAGGCCTACAACTTCTGCGTGGAACTGCAGCGGCTGGTCACGTACCTTGGGGTGAGCGAAGGGAACATGCAGAAGGGCCAGATGCGTTTCGAGCCGAACGTCAACGTGGCCATCGAGTATGATGGGCAGGAGTATCGCACGCCGATCAGCGAGGTGAAGAACCTCAACAGCTTCCGAGCGGTTCGCGGAGCCATCGCTCACGAGATCGAGCGGCAGGTGAACGACTGGATGGCCGATCGCGATTACGTCATCGGCAAGCGTCCGAAGGAGAACCGCGGCTGGGACGACGTCCGAGGCGTCACTGAGTTCCAGCGCGGCAAGGAGGAGGCCCACGACTACCGCTACTTTCCCGATCCCGATCTGGTTCCGGTCGAGATCAGCGTTGAGTGGCTGGAGCGGATTCGCGCGTCGGTGGGCGAGTTGCCCCTGGAGCGGGAAGCCCGGATGCAGGCGGACTACGGGTTGAGCCAGGCCGATGCCGCGACCATTCTGCGCGACCGGGCGACGGTGGATCTGTTCGAGGAGGCGGCGGGGTTCGGCCATGCACCGACGCTTGGCAAGCAGTTCATCAGTTTCTGGTTGGCCCAGGCCAACGCCCGAGGCTGCACGATTGCCCAGTTGGGCATTGACGCCGAGCGGTTGGGCGAGCTCTCGCGAATCACCGCCGACGGGGTCATCAATGCCACAGCTGCCCAGGCGGTAGCCGAGAAGATGCTGGACTCAGGGGACTGTCCGACCGCGATCGCGGATCGCGATGGGCTGGTCCAGGTTCGGGACGAGGGAGCCATGACCGGCTGGGTGACCCAGGCGTTCGAGGCCAACGCCAAGGCGGTTCAGGACGCCGTGGCCAATCCCAAGAAGAAGGTCCAGGCGCGCGGCTTTCTGCTCGGCCAGGTGATGAAGATATCGGGTGGCCAGGCCGACCCGAAGATGGTCGGCAGGTTGATTGACGAGAAGCTCTCCGGCCTCGGCGGGCCCTGA
- the nhaR gene encoding transcriptional activator NhaR, translating to MDWLNYHHLFYFWTVARAGSIAAASQELLLAPPTISAQIHELERSLGEKLFDRVGRNLALTEMGRVVFRYGDEIFALGREMVDTLKGRSVGVSIQVNVGINDVIPKLVAYRLLSPVIHLPEPSRISCVDGSPAQLLPALAVHDLDLVLSDAPVGPHIRVRAYSHLLGECGVTLFASPKHAHRMRKGFPRSLHGAPALLPASGGALRAAIDRWLESVDVTPKVIGEFEDVALLSTFGEHGEGFFAGYDVVESDIMRRFRVEPIGSIEDHRERFFAITVERRIRHPAVAAITKAARRQLFK from the coding sequence ATGGACTGGCTCAACTACCATCATCTTTTTTACTTCTGGACGGTCGCGAGGGCGGGTTCTATAGCTGCGGCCTCGCAGGAACTGCTGCTCGCTCCGCCGACGATCTCCGCCCAGATCCATGAGCTTGAGCGTTCGCTGGGCGAGAAGCTGTTCGATCGTGTCGGGCGAAACCTGGCGCTGACGGAAATGGGGCGGGTGGTTTTCCGATACGGGGACGAGATCTTTGCGCTTGGCCGCGAGATGGTGGACACCTTGAAGGGCCGTTCCGTCGGGGTCTCCATCCAGGTGAACGTGGGGATCAACGACGTGATCCCGAAACTGGTCGCATACCGGCTTCTGTCGCCGGTGATTCACCTGCCGGAACCGAGCCGGATCTCATGCGTGGACGGGTCGCCGGCCCAGTTGCTGCCCGCCCTTGCGGTTCACGATCTGGACCTGGTCCTGTCGGACGCGCCGGTGGGTCCGCACATCAGAGTTCGGGCTTACAGTCACCTGCTCGGCGAGTGCGGCGTCACGCTGTTTGCCTCGCCGAAGCACGCTCACCGGATGCGCAAGGGTTTTCCGCGATCGCTGCATGGCGCACCGGCGCTGCTCCCGGCGTCGGGCGGTGCCTTGCGGGCCGCGATTGACCGGTGGCTCGAGTCGGTCGACGTCACGCCCAAGGTCATCGGGGAGTTTGAGGACGTTGCCCTGTTGAGTACCTTTGGCGAGCACGGCGAAGGGTTCTTCGCGGGCTATGACGTGGTCGAGTCGGACATCATGAGGCGGTTTCGCGTGGAGCCCATCGGATCGATTGAGGACCATCGGGAACGGTTCTTCGCGATCACCGTAGAGCGCCGGATCCGGCATCCGGCCGTGGCGGCGATCACGAAGGCGGCTCGCCGCCAGCTCTTCAAGTGA
- a CDS encoding HPF/RaiA family ribosome-associated protein has protein sequence MRIRMSGHGVEVNTVLRKRVQRRLQFALSRFSNRIRAVAVRLSDIGGDRGGADRSCRIIVHLSPTGTIMIEDRDPDHSVAIDRAADRAGRAVARELRRRWEVRRRATLRGNDAQFRLRGASWAFSHRS, from the coding sequence ATGCGAATCAGGATGAGCGGACATGGCGTCGAGGTCAACACCGTCCTGAGAAAACGGGTGCAGCGGCGGCTCCAGTTCGCCCTGTCCCGGTTCTCCAACCGCATCCGCGCCGTCGCCGTCCGACTGAGCGACATCGGCGGCGATCGGGGCGGGGCAGATCGCTCCTGCCGGATCATCGTCCACCTGTCCCCGACCGGCACGATCATGATCGAGGACCGCGACCCAGACCACTCGGTCGCCATCGATCGGGCCGCGGATCGGGCCGGACGGGCCGTGGCTCGCGAGCTGCGCCGCCGCTGGGAAGTGAGAAGACGTGCAACCCTGCGCGGCAACGACGCCCAGTTTCGGTTGCGGGGCGCGTCATGGGCGTTCAGCCACAGGAGCTGA
- a CDS encoding isoamylase early set domain-containing protein → MVTHYPNGDVEFRFFRPNAQRVCLVGDFNGWRRSEAAMSKRSDGWWTRRLHLRPGAYQFQYLADGERYLDFAAFGVERGPLGGWNSVVVVGQPTGAKTTGRRDVSLQVAAAAGREA, encoded by the coding sequence ATGGTCACTCACTATCCAAACGGAGACGTCGAGTTCCGCTTCTTCCGGCCCAACGCCCAGCGCGTCTGCCTCGTCGGCGACTTCAACGGCTGGCGCCGATCGGAAGCGGCCATGAGCAAGAGGAGCGACGGATGGTGGACCCGCCGGTTGCACCTCAGGCCGGGAGCCTATCAGTTTCAGTACCTGGCCGACGGCGAGCGCTACCTCGACTTCGCGGCCTTCGGCGTGGAACGGGGACCTCTGGGCGGATGGAACTCCGTGGTGGTCGTCGGCCAGCCAACCGGAGCGAAAACGACCGGACGGCGGGATGTGTCGCTACAGGTCGCCGCCGCGGCAGGACGTGAGGCGTGA
- the rnk gene encoding nucleoside diphosphate kinase regulator, with protein MKARNIYITVEDMTRLSEYVRVARARHQEDISYLNTLREELDRADVVLPERMPADIVTMHSQVLLRDLASGEETQYVIVFPENADILEGRISVVSPIGAAMLGRKVGDTIRVHAPAGTRRMRIERLLFQPEAAAMLSREACA; from the coding sequence ATGAAAGCCAGAAACATCTACATTACCGTGGAGGACATGACCCGGCTCTCGGAGTACGTGCGCGTCGCCCGGGCCCGGCACCAGGAAGACATCTCTTATCTGAACACCCTGCGCGAAGAACTCGACCGGGCGGACGTCGTCCTGCCCGAGCGGATGCCCGCCGACATCGTCACCATGCACTCGCAGGTGCTGCTCCGCGATCTGGCTTCGGGCGAGGAAACACAGTATGTGATCGTCTTCCCCGAAAACGCGGACATCCTCGAGGGCAGAATCTCCGTCGTATCGCCGATCGGGGCCGCGATGCTCGGACGCAAGGTCGGTGACACGATTCGGGTTCACGCACCGGCCGGAACCAGACGAATGCGGATCGAGCGACTCCTGTTCCAACCGGAAGCAGCGGCGATGTTGTCGAGAGAGGCCTGTGCCTGA
- a CDS encoding NAD/NADP octopine/nopaline dehydrogenase family protein, with the protein MRISQLLDSRCVLTGVSATGKEAALNRLVSTLGEARGVDVELALRDIRARDRAGAILLPLGPYRVAVPHATTAACKQLLFAMATCREGVQWDDDPENRAHLIVVLLGPPQTRGLYLRVLSRIARLCSDEKVVESLLNAESPEQLIERLAEEEEPLGEIVAADGMPAFCILGAGPGGLAMAGHLALTGCKVNLFTRSEERLAPIRAAGGIRVTGEVHGFATLNLVTTSIGDAVRDADVVMVVVPATAHRNIANLVAPHIKDGQILVLNPGRTGGALEVAQVLQARNPQVRPYVAEAQTLLYASRLTNPGQVHVFGIKSSVPVAALPAYQIADILPVIRSALPQFIPGDNILKTSLDNIGAVFHPAITVLNAGRIEDTHGDFEYYVRGVTPAIASVLEAIDRERIAVTGALGIRAHTAREWLYLAYNAAGKTLLDAIQANPGYRGIRSVATVQHRYISEDVPMSLVPIASIGQMLGVPTPTIRAVIHLACVIHGVDYWAEGRTVQRLGIAGMSVKDIRLLVVGAEPATPVPNTPPSQHPLDGDSLEGALWKPEINTHEDAFS; encoded by the coding sequence ATGCGTATCTCCCAACTCCTGGATTCACGTTGCGTCCTGACCGGCGTCTCCGCGACGGGCAAGGAAGCCGCCCTCAATCGGCTTGTCTCCACCCTCGGTGAGGCCCGCGGTGTCGATGTCGAACTGGCCCTCCGCGACATCCGCGCGAGGGATCGGGCCGGGGCTATCCTCCTGCCGTTGGGACCCTATCGTGTGGCCGTGCCTCACGCGACCACGGCCGCCTGCAAACAGCTCCTCTTCGCCATGGCCACCTGCCGTGAAGGCGTGCAATGGGATGACGATCCGGAAAACCGAGCCCATCTGATTGTCGTCCTGCTCGGTCCGCCCCAAACCCGTGGGCTGTATCTTCGCGTCCTCAGTCGCATCGCCCGACTCTGCTCGGACGAGAAGGTGGTCGAGTCGCTGCTCAACGCGGAGTCGCCGGAGCAACTGATCGAACGCTTGGCGGAGGAGGAAGAACCACTGGGGGAGATCGTCGCCGCGGACGGCATGCCGGCTTTCTGTATTCTCGGGGCCGGGCCCGGCGGACTGGCCATGGCCGGGCACCTGGCCCTCACGGGCTGCAAGGTCAACCTCTTCACCCGCAGCGAAGAACGACTTGCCCCCATTCGGGCGGCTGGTGGCATCCGTGTCACTGGTGAGGTACACGGCTTTGCCACCCTCAATCTCGTCACGACAAGTATCGGCGATGCCGTACGGGACGCGGATGTAGTCATGGTGGTCGTGCCGGCCACCGCCCACCGCAATATCGCCAATCTCGTGGCCCCACACATCAAGGATGGGCAGATTCTGGTGCTCAATCCGGGCCGGACGGGCGGAGCGCTGGAAGTGGCCCAAGTACTGCAAGCCAGGAATCCGCAGGTCCGCCCCTACGTGGCCGAGGCCCAGACATTGCTGTACGCATCGCGACTCACCAATCCCGGCCAGGTGCACGTGTTCGGTATCAAGAGCTCCGTCCCCGTCGCCGCCCTGCCGGCCTACCAGATCGCCGATATCCTGCCCGTCATCCGCAGCGCTTTGCCCCAATTCATCCCCGGCGACAATATCCTGAAAACCAGCCTCGACAATATCGGGGCGGTATTCCATCCGGCTATCACCGTCCTCAACGCCGGCCGAATCGAGGATACCCACGGCGACTTCGAGTACTACGTTCGAGGCGTGACGCCAGCCATCGCTTCCGTCCTGGAGGCGATCGATCGAGAGCGGATCGCCGTGACCGGCGCGCTGGGTATCCGAGCCCACACCGCTCGCGAGTGGCTCTATCTGGCGTACAACGCGGCCGGCAAGACGCTGCTCGATGCGATTCAGGCGAATCCCGGATACCGCGGCATCCGGTCCGTCGCCACCGTGCAGCACCGCTACATTTCCGAAGACGTACCCATGAGTCTGGTCCCCATCGCGTCGATCGGTCAGATGCTCGGTGTCCCCACACCGACCATACGCGCCGTGATTCACCTGGCGTGCGTCATCCACGGCGTGGACTACTGGGCGGAGGGACGAACGGTGCAGCGATTAGGGATCGCCGGCATGTCGGTCAAGGATATCCGTCTCCTGGTCGTGGGAGCGGAACCGGCAACCCCAGTACCCAACACACCACCCAGCCAGCACCCGTTGGATGGCGATTCGCTCGAAGGAGCCTTGTGGAAGCCGGAGATCAATACCCATGAGGACGCATTCAGTTGA